The proteins below are encoded in one region of Methanosarcina barkeri 3:
- a CDS encoding nucleoside 2-deoxyribosyltransferase, producing MEKLEKMKVSEKRSPKIFLSGSIRGGRQLLETYRFMFDTLEEAGAEVLSWHVADPELEKTEMKMTEEEIYARDMGLLVKSDALIAEVTVPSTGVGYEICRALVLGIPVLCVYSPDKAVSAMVLGNPDHLLKARAYPDKTSLNKIIIEFIRSL from the coding sequence ATGGAAAAACTGGAAAAAATGAAGGTTTCGGAAAAAAGAAGCCCCAAGATCTTCTTGTCTGGCTCTATCCGTGGAGGAAGGCAACTGCTTGAAACATACAGGTTTATGTTTGACACTCTCGAAGAGGCAGGGGCTGAAGTGCTAAGCTGGCACGTTGCAGACCCTGAGCTGGAAAAAACCGAAATGAAAATGACAGAAGAAGAAATCTATGCCAGGGATATGGGTTTGCTTGTAAAAAGTGATGCCCTGATTGCAGAAGTAACAGTACCTTCCACAGGTGTGGGTTATGAAATCTGCAGAGCCCTTGTACTGGGAATTCCCGTGCTATGTGTTTACAGCCCTGATAAAGCAGTCTCGGCAATGGTATTGGGAAATCCAGACCATTTACTTAAGGCAAGAGCTTATCCGGACAAAACCTCACTTAATAAAATTATTATTGAATTTATCCGGTCTCTTTGA
- a CDS encoding class I SAM-dependent methyltransferase, giving the protein MDKTDTFSLADSQASSTKNHFLAWDKEYTHLKWGGPAPIRDFQTRLLPGSRVLDAGSGNGRYLGELVRHYNTIGIDISLTALNVSRDQLARSGRFAEHLGASILDLPFKTRTFDGVLCYGVLQHLFKAERELAVKELTHILKEGGFFFFEAFGYKDMRCGGETSIPFEERTFARQNGIIYHYFTKEEVRALFKDLEIIELEDAIKEKNFRGTVYRRHLIKGIFRKP; this is encoded by the coding sequence ATGGATAAAACAGACACTTTTAGCCTCGCAGATTCACAGGCAAGCTCCACGAAAAATCACTTTCTGGCCTGGGACAAAGAATACACCCACCTGAAATGGGGTGGGCCAGCCCCTATCCGGGATTTCCAGACTCGTCTTCTGCCCGGATCCAGGGTTCTTGATGCAGGCTCAGGAAACGGCAGATATCTTGGTGAACTTGTAAGGCATTACAACACAATAGGAATTGACATTTCTTTAACAGCCCTTAATGTTTCCAGAGATCAGCTTGCAAGGAGTGGCAGGTTCGCAGAGCACCTTGGTGCAAGTATCCTGGATCTGCCCTTCAAAACCCGAACTTTTGACGGAGTTCTCTGTTACGGGGTACTTCAGCATCTCTTCAAAGCAGAAAGGGAACTTGCTGTCAAGGAACTCACTCACATACTGAAAGAGGGAGGTTTTTTCTTCTTTGAGGCCTTCGGCTATAAAGATATGCGTTGCGGAGGAGAAACTTCAATCCCTTTTGAAGAGAGGACTTTTGCCCGACAAAATGGAATAATCTATCACTATTTTACTAAAGAAGAGGTCAGGGCCCTTTTCAAGGATTTAGAGATTATAGAGTTGGAAGATGCAATAAAAGAAAAAAACTTCAGAGGGACAGTTTACAGGAGGCATCTGATAAAAGGAATCTTTCGAAAACCTTGA
- a CDS encoding pro-sigmaK processing inhibitor BofA family protein has product MVVEIIEVLVLILAIVVAFVLYKVLKTATSLAINAVLGVLVLTAAKLLFGLEIAITWVAVLICAIGGVIGALVIIVLNYLKIAFV; this is encoded by the coding sequence ATGGTAGTTGAAATTATAGAAGTTTTAGTACTGATTCTGGCAATCGTAGTGGCCTTTGTCCTATATAAAGTCCTGAAGACCGCAACCAGCCTTGCAATAAATGCAGTACTTGGGGTCCTAGTCCTTACGGCGGCAAAACTTTTGTTCGGACTTGAAATCGCAATTACCTGGGTAGCAGTTCTTATCTGCGCAATAGGGGGCGTTATAGGGGCGCTTGTTATAATTGTGCTGAACTATCTAAAAATAGCTTTCGTATAA